The following proteins come from a genomic window of Sorghum bicolor cultivar BTx623 chromosome 3, Sorghum_bicolor_NCBIv3, whole genome shotgun sequence:
- the LOC8078079 gene encoding D-amino-acid transaminase, chloroplastic isoform X1: MGSFVQGDEVEVPVYESGAEVLQKAQEKWSVAPPPYPAMYSSVLGGIILDPAMMVVPIDDHMVHRGHGVFDTAMILDGALYELDAHLDRFLRSAAAARVVATPPFPRHALRSILIQMTAASGCRRGSIRYWLSSGPGDFLLSSRGCPTPAFYAVVIASEYEQCGRDGVRAVTATVPMKPPQFATMKNVNYLPNVLSIMDAEDRGAFASVWVDDEGYVAEGPMVNVAFVTPDNHLVLPAFDKILGGCTAKRMLALAPRLVESGLLAGVSTRNITVEDAKGSVEMAFVGSGLPVLPVVHWDDKPIGDGKVGPLMQALSDLLWEDMKSGPDRIPVPYKH, from the exons ATGGGTTCCTTCGTGCAAG GAGATGAGGTGGAGGTCCCGGTGTACGAGTCGGGCGCCGAG GTGCTGCAGAAGGCGCAAGAGAAATGGAGCGTGGCTCCGCCGCCGTACCCGGCCATGTACTCGAGCGTGTTGGGCGGCATCATCCTTGACCCTGCCATGATGGTGGTCCCCATCGACGACCACATGGTGCACCGGGGCCACGGCGTCTTCGACACGGCCATGATCCTTGACGGCGCGCTGTACGAGCTGGACGCGCACCTGGACCGCTTCCTCCggtccgccgccgcggcgcgcgTCGTGGCCACGCCCCCGTTCCCTCGCCACGCCCTGCGGAGCATCCTCATCCAGATGACGGCCGCGTCGGGCTGCCGCAGGGGCTCCATCCGCTACTGGCTCAGCTCTGGCCCCGGCGACTtcctgctctcctccaggggctgccCCACGCCCGCCTTCTACGCCGTGGTGATCGCGTCCGAGTACGAGCAGTGCGGCCGCGACGGCGTGCGCGCCGTCACGGCCACGGTGCCCATGAAGCCGCCGCAGTTCGCCACCATGAAGAACGTCAACTACCTGCCCAACGTGCTGTCCATCATGGACGCCGAGGACCGCGGCGCGTTCGCCTCCGTCTGGGTCGACGACGAAGGCTACGTCGCCGAGGGGCCCATGGTGAACGTGGCGTTCGTCACGCCGGACAACCACCTCGTGCTCCCGGCCTTCGACAAGATCCTCGGCGGGTGCACCGCCAAGAGGATGCTCGCGCTGGCGCCCAGGCTCGTCGAGTCCGGACTGCTCGCAGGCGTCAGCACCAGGAACATCACCGTGGAGGACGCCAAGGGCAGCGTGGAGATGGCCTTCGTCGGCAGCGGCCTCCCCGTGCTGCCAGTCGTCCACTGGGACGACAAACCCATCGGAGACG GCAAGGTTGGGCCGCTGATGCAGGCGCTGTCTGATCTGCTGTGGGAGGACATGAAGTCCGGTCCCGACAGGATCCCCGTTCCATACAAGCACTAG
- the LOC8078079 gene encoding D-amino-acid transaminase, chloroplastic isoform X2, with protein MGSFVQGDEVEVPVYESGAEVLQKAQEKWSVAPPPYPAMYSSVLGGIILDPAMMVVPIDDHMVHRGHGVFDTAMILDGALYELDAHLDRFLRSAAAARVVATPPFPRHALRSILIQMTAASGCRRGSIRYWLSSGPGDFLLSSRGCPTPAFYAVVIASEYEQCGRDGVRAVTATVPMKPPQFATMKNVNYLPNVLSIMDAEDRGAFASVWVDDEGYVAEGPMVNVAFVTPDNHLVLPAFDKILGGCTAKRMLALAPRLVESGLLAGVSTRNITVEDAKGSVEMAFVGSGLPVLPVVHWDDKPIGDGTTARLGR; from the exons ATGGGTTCCTTCGTGCAAG GAGATGAGGTGGAGGTCCCGGTGTACGAGTCGGGCGCCGAG GTGCTGCAGAAGGCGCAAGAGAAATGGAGCGTGGCTCCGCCGCCGTACCCGGCCATGTACTCGAGCGTGTTGGGCGGCATCATCCTTGACCCTGCCATGATGGTGGTCCCCATCGACGACCACATGGTGCACCGGGGCCACGGCGTCTTCGACACGGCCATGATCCTTGACGGCGCGCTGTACGAGCTGGACGCGCACCTGGACCGCTTCCTCCggtccgccgccgcggcgcgcgTCGTGGCCACGCCCCCGTTCCCTCGCCACGCCCTGCGGAGCATCCTCATCCAGATGACGGCCGCGTCGGGCTGCCGCAGGGGCTCCATCCGCTACTGGCTCAGCTCTGGCCCCGGCGACTtcctgctctcctccaggggctgccCCACGCCCGCCTTCTACGCCGTGGTGATCGCGTCCGAGTACGAGCAGTGCGGCCGCGACGGCGTGCGCGCCGTCACGGCCACGGTGCCCATGAAGCCGCCGCAGTTCGCCACCATGAAGAACGTCAACTACCTGCCCAACGTGCTGTCCATCATGGACGCCGAGGACCGCGGCGCGTTCGCCTCCGTCTGGGTCGACGACGAAGGCTACGTCGCCGAGGGGCCCATGGTGAACGTGGCGTTCGTCACGCCGGACAACCACCTCGTGCTCCCGGCCTTCGACAAGATCCTCGGCGGGTGCACCGCCAAGAGGATGCTCGCGCTGGCGCCCAGGCTCGTCGAGTCCGGACTGCTCGCAGGCGTCAGCACCAGGAACATCACCGTGGAGGACGCCAAGGGCAGCGTGGAGATGGCCTTCGTCGGCAGCGGCCTCCCCGTGCTGCCAGTCGTCCACTGGGACGACAAACCCATCGGAGACGGTACTACA GCAAGGTTGGGCCGCTGA
- the LOC8078080 gene encoding uncharacterized protein LOC8078080 — protein sequence MDRDGRPGWLPSMGFAFLSFNCGMAVYRSWDDPYTVAFVLAAYAALVLLFRCLHLLERRRDHRLKLAVWALSTLLTLMFSYKVAAMMPPWAQLLVWALGILTIVAGFYAFFVARPEEP from the coding sequence ATGGACCGCGACGGCCGCCCGGGGTGGCTGCCGTCGATGGGCTTCGCGTTCCTCAGCTTCAACTGCGGGATGGCCGTCTACCGCTCCTGGGACGACCCCTACACCGTCGCTTTCGTCCTCGCCGCCtacgccgccctcgtcctcctcTTCCGCTGCCTCCACCTGCTGGAGCGACGCAGGGACCACCGCCTCAAGCTCGCCGTCTGGGCCCTCTCCACGCTCCTTACGCTCATGTTCTCGTACAAGGTCGCCGCCATGATGCCGCCCTGGGCACAGCTGCTCGTCTGGGCCCTGGGGATCCTCACCATCGTCGCCGGATTCTACGCCTTCTTCGTCGCCCGCCCGGAGGAGCCCTGA